The Algoriphagus sp. TR-M9 genome has a window encoding:
- a CDS encoding sterol desaturase family protein, whose translation MIEAIGFFLLGFVLMEVSGWAIHKYLMHGPLWMIHRTHHEHSNSFFELNDLFSLLFGGIAVLLIVLGVGELDYRFWMGTGISTYGMLYFFLHDVLIHRRVKWLDRPKSGFLKGILKAHQAHHQSRKRDGAVSFGLFLVPRKYFKQKER comes from the coding sequence ATGATTGAAGCAATTGGTTTTTTCTTGCTCGGGTTTGTTTTGATGGAAGTCTCCGGTTGGGCCATACATAAGTATTTAATGCACGGGCCACTTTGGATGATTCACAGAACACACCATGAGCACTCCAATTCTTTTTTCGAGTTGAACGATCTCTTTTCACTATTATTTGGAGGTATTGCTGTACTTCTGATAGTGCTGGGAGTAGGAGAATTGGATTATAGATTTTGGATGGGAACGGGGATCAGCACCTACGGAATGCTGTATTTCTTCCTACACGATGTCTTGATCCATAGGAGGGTGAAGTGGCTGGACAGACCCAAAAGTGGCTTTTTGAAAGGAATATTGAAGGCACACCAAGCGCATCATCAAAGTAGAAAAAGAGACGGAGCGGTATCATTTGGACTATTCCTGGTACCTAGGAAATATTTTAAGCAGAAAGAAAGGTGA
- a CDS encoding MerR family transcriptional regulator translates to MSNYSIKDLEQLSGIKAHTLRIWEQRYKLLCPKRTETNIRYYDDADLKLILNVAMLNAHGIKISKIAAMSKTDISQEIIKLTDQSTDHNDQIQALTICMVEMDEERFEKVLSTNILKLGFEDTVLNIIYPFLSKIGILWQTGAINPAQEHFISNLIRQKLIVAIDGQVNGYSGKTFMLFLPEGELHELSLLFSSYLIKKHGHKVIYLGQSTPQEDLLSVYKLQKPDFLLTIITSAPAGDGVQEYVNWLSHEFSQSEIFVTGLQTLEQPVQIPTNIRLLTYAKEIKQVLLEMEQEIV, encoded by the coding sequence GTGAGCAATTATTCTATCAAAGATCTAGAACAACTATCCGGAATCAAGGCGCATACCCTGAGAATCTGGGAGCAGCGGTATAAGCTACTTTGCCCAAAAAGGACAGAGACCAATATCCGCTATTATGACGATGCAGATCTCAAACTCATCCTCAACGTAGCCATGCTCAATGCCCATGGCATAAAGATCAGTAAGATAGCTGCCATGTCCAAAACGGACATTTCCCAAGAAATCATCAAGCTCACAGACCAGTCTACCGATCATAATGACCAAATCCAGGCACTGACTATCTGTATGGTAGAGATGGACGAGGAAAGATTTGAAAAAGTACTCTCCACCAATATCCTGAAACTGGGCTTTGAGGATACTGTACTCAATATCATCTATCCTTTTCTTTCGAAAATCGGGATTCTCTGGCAAACAGGTGCTATCAATCCCGCACAGGAACATTTCATCTCCAACTTGATCCGGCAGAAACTTATAGTAGCGATAGACGGACAGGTAAATGGATACTCAGGCAAAACTTTTATGCTTTTCCTTCCTGAAGGTGAGCTGCACGAGCTCTCCTTGCTTTTCAGCTCTTACTTGATCAAAAAGCACGGGCATAAAGTCATCTACCTAGGTCAAAGCACCCCACAGGAAGACCTGCTCTCAGTGTACAAACTTCAGAAACCTGACTTCTTGCTGACTATCATTACCTCAGCGCCTGCAGGTGATGGAGTACAGGAATACGTCAACTGGCTAAGTCATGAATTTTCGCAAAGTGAAATCTTTGTAACAGGACTTCAAACTTTAGAGCAACCCGTGCAAATCCCTACGAATATCCGACTGCTCACCTACGCCAAGGAGATTAAACAGGTCCTTTTGGAAATGGAACAAGAGATTGTTTAG
- a CDS encoding carotenoid biosynthesis protein, protein MHKIAQPPPKAQNKQLVIAKIVVVALYGVGAVGLSIPEYREYFLLLTPAQLLLSLALLLGFHRGWNEAFPIFATAAFWLGFGAELIGIHTGYIFGDYVYGETLGPKLWEVPIVIGVNWFILVYLTGSVFYKVTDNDLYAAFLGAAAMTALDYIMEPVAVALDFWYWKFDIIPAENYLTWFAVAFLIHYIFRKGNFEKSNPLAAFMLVAMTLFFTVLNFTLEL, encoded by the coding sequence ATGCATAAAATAGCCCAGCCTCCACCAAAGGCCCAGAATAAGCAATTGGTTATTGCTAAGATCGTGGTGGTAGCCCTGTACGGTGTAGGCGCAGTGGGGCTGAGTATACCGGAGTATAGGGAGTATTTTCTGCTGTTAACTCCTGCTCAGCTGCTGCTTTCTTTGGCACTGCTCTTGGGCTTTCACCGGGGCTGGAATGAGGCATTTCCCATCTTTGCCACGGCAGCATTTTGGCTGGGGTTTGGTGCAGAGCTGATTGGAATCCATACCGGCTATATCTTTGGTGACTATGTATATGGAGAGACTTTGGGGCCAAAGCTTTGGGAGGTTCCCATCGTGATCGGAGTCAACTGGTTCATTCTGGTTTACCTTACCGGTTCGGTTTTTTATAAGGTCACTGATAATGATCTCTACGCTGCATTTCTGGGAGCTGCGGCCATGACGGCCTTGGATTACATCATGGAACCCGTGGCCGTGGCATTGGATTTCTGGTACTGGAAGTTTGACATTATTCCTGCCGAAAACTACCTAACTTGGTTTGCGGTGGCTTTTCTGATACATTATATCTTCAGAAAGGGTAATTTTGAGAAGAGTAACCCGCTGGCAGCCTTCATGTTGGTAGCCATGACACTCTTTTTTACGGTGCTGAATTTTACCCTGGAGCTATAA
- a CDS encoding DUF4221 domain-containing protein, with amino-acid sequence MKRPLILILITVVCHSCSKQSNESEQGEFDFSYSIDTVMVDPGDEIIYLKRGLNTAALSPDNTQLFNFNPDLAEFEVIDLDNLKLQRRIKMEKEGPLGTGNPRNVLISTDGRFFFTSFVDVREFNSQLDSMETYKIRTEKFEALNLNEALGADYQISPDGKYLFVPYGPEDYLKPNTGLVILKLEDLSLKKIPMDLWERAHAYVRTFLQDGEPVSWTNEFVYADPIDHRVLLSSHNFNEVYILDLTTDSISHKVFHSTITQDSKKIPSKTTFDSPSEMRGVFQDQGDQVEFSKFYYDDSREIFMRFSRDLDRKIGDSSVYKHVTTLFDINLNQLHEEEIPIPFFGFKFFKDGKLYSYVNVEDELGLAVFTFDF; translated from the coding sequence ATGAAAAGACCACTCATTCTTATCCTAATAACGGTAGTTTGCCACTCCTGCAGTAAACAATCTAATGAATCCGAGCAAGGCGAATTTGACTTTTCTTATTCCATCGATACCGTGATGGTAGATCCAGGAGATGAGATTATTTATTTGAAAAGAGGGCTAAACACTGCTGCACTTTCTCCTGATAATACACAGCTTTTCAATTTCAATCCTGATCTCGCTGAGTTTGAAGTCATCGATTTGGATAATTTGAAACTTCAGAGAAGAATCAAAATGGAAAAGGAAGGACCACTTGGTACAGGAAATCCAAGAAATGTTTTGATTTCTACTGATGGCAGGTTCTTTTTTACAAGTTTCGTAGATGTCCGAGAATTCAATTCTCAGTTGGATTCTATGGAGACCTATAAAATCCGCACAGAAAAATTTGAAGCATTGAATCTGAATGAAGCCTTGGGTGCTGATTACCAAATTTCTCCCGATGGCAAATATCTGTTTGTCCCATATGGTCCTGAAGATTACCTAAAACCAAACACAGGACTAGTGATCTTAAAACTAGAAGATCTGTCTTTAAAAAAAATCCCTATGGATCTATGGGAACGTGCTCATGCATACGTAAGAACTTTTCTTCAAGACGGAGAGCCGGTATCTTGGACAAATGAATTTGTATATGCCGATCCCATAGACCACCGTGTTCTTCTTTCCTCTCACAATTTCAACGAAGTCTATATTTTGGACTTAACTACAGATTCCATTTCCCATAAGGTTTTTCATTCTACTATCACCCAAGACAGTAAAAAAATCCCTTCCAAAACCACATTCGATTCGCCCAGTGAGATGCGTGGGGTATTTCAAGATCAAGGGGATCAAGTAGAGTTTAGTAAGTTCTATTATGACGACAGCCGGGAAATATTCATGCGCTTTTCACGGGACCTAGATCGAAAGATCGGAGACTCATCAGTGTACAAGCATGTCACGACTCTATTTGATATAAACCTCAATCAACTTCATGAGGAAGAGATCCCAATACCCTTTTTCGGATTCAAGTTCTTCAAAGACGGCAAGCTCTACTCTTATGTCAACGTCGAGGACGAGCTCGGCTTGGCAGTATTCACTTTTGATTTTTAA
- a CDS encoding DUF4221 domain-containing protein has translation MKRLIIFSILTVLFFSCGEKSNTEKSESENILENLTYSIDTVLVDSGEEILFLQSDLSHSTLSMDQKKLFNFSPKSELEVIDLESLKLLDKVSTDKEGPLGTGWPYAIQVDQTGNMVFYGVEEVRIFSSDLSSMKRYQLTTEALSGLEPEMLSMFNPKITDGNLLFSIYENQEQVPQGLAIISLEEATVKKFELSLAEKITPFTFSLYVQGRLSNKAYEPIHLELANNQLIVSTAYFNEAIIFDLASETVTTKTFHSELTQDQTAIPPKTSAETINEMETIRKETSKSVKFGPIYFDKNNEKFWRFSRELDREIADSLIFRNVLTVFDKDLNQLAETEVSVDPFSKKFFKNGKLYSYVNVEDELGFAVFTFDF, from the coding sequence ATGAAGAGACTAATTATTTTTTCCATTCTGACTGTTTTATTTTTTTCCTGCGGAGAAAAAAGCAACACCGAAAAATCCGAATCCGAAAATATACTCGAAAACCTGACTTACTCCATCGATACGGTTCTAGTGGATTCGGGTGAAGAAATACTTTTTCTACAAAGTGACTTAAGTCATTCCACACTTTCTATGGATCAAAAGAAACTCTTCAATTTTTCTCCCAAAAGTGAGCTGGAAGTGATAGACTTGGAAAGCTTGAAGTTGCTTGACAAGGTTTCCACTGATAAGGAAGGACCACTTGGTACAGGCTGGCCTTACGCCATCCAGGTGGATCAAACTGGAAATATGGTTTTTTATGGGGTTGAGGAAGTAAGAATTTTTAGTTCTGACTTGAGCTCCATGAAACGTTATCAACTTACTACCGAGGCTTTGTCAGGGCTAGAACCTGAGATGTTATCCATGTTTAACCCAAAGATCACTGATGGTAACCTCCTTTTTAGCATTTATGAAAATCAGGAACAAGTACCTCAAGGGCTTGCGATCATTTCTTTGGAAGAAGCAACTGTGAAAAAATTCGAACTCAGTTTGGCTGAAAAAATCACTCCTTTCACCTTTTCGCTTTATGTACAAGGAAGGTTGAGCAACAAAGCCTATGAACCCATCCATTTGGAACTGGCAAATAATCAACTCATTGTCTCCACTGCCTATTTTAATGAGGCGATTATTTTTGACCTGGCGAGTGAAACAGTCACTACTAAAACCTTCCATTCAGAACTGACCCAAGACCAAACGGCTATTCCTCCTAAAACCTCCGCCGAAACCATCAATGAAATGGAGACTATCAGGAAGGAAACTTCAAAAAGTGTCAAGTTCGGCCCTATTTATTTTGATAAGAATAACGAGAAGTTTTGGAGATTTTCCCGGGAACTTGACCGGGAAATCGCTGACTCCTTGATTTTCAGAAATGTACTTACAGTCTTTGACAAAGACCTGAATCAGCTTGCAGAGACCGAAGTGTCTGTAGATCCCTTTTCGAAAAAATTCTTCAAAAACGGCAAGCTCTACTCCTATGTCAACGTCGAGGACGAGCTCGGCTTCGCAGTATTTACTTTTGATTTTTAA
- a CDS encoding DUF4221 domain-containing protein: MKKLFSITLLVLFVSCGAKESEHEESLNLLENLTFTVDTLVVDVGEEIFNPGAYYVNDLSPDQSKAYFLYMENEIHEIDLEHMKLLNRYVFQQDGPDAIPQYPNTFQILPDDEVFLGGYAQTGLFKISGENVASFKVRPENLEGIPNDAPYSMTNSLHISPDKSTMVSLPNIFGEAIEGLAVINIADMSAKILDLPALELTSKYQLVFREGNGATAIGDFDRIKFLNNQFIIHSGATSDIYRYDWKTDSLQLLNFPHQLVPSSKTEEISANIDSREALFEQRKTLRKQITFSEFFWDKEKEMYFRFAVMNAQYNDEGREIGSDVYLFSYDKDWKLTGEKLVEELDHQPYAAFMKDGKFYTRWVVGENPAFVVYSFDF, translated from the coding sequence ATGAAAAAACTATTTTCCATTACACTTCTTGTCCTATTTGTTTCCTGTGGAGCCAAAGAATCAGAACATGAGGAATCTTTAAATCTCCTTGAAAACCTGACTTTCACCGTGGACACCTTGGTGGTAGATGTGGGCGAGGAGATTTTTAATCCCGGAGCCTATTATGTAAATGATCTAAGCCCTGATCAATCCAAGGCGTATTTTCTCTATATGGAAAATGAAATCCATGAAATTGATCTAGAGCATATGAAGCTTCTGAATCGCTATGTATTTCAACAAGATGGACCCGATGCAATACCCCAATATCCAAATACCTTTCAAATTTTACCGGACGATGAGGTGTTTTTGGGAGGATATGCTCAAACTGGGCTTTTTAAAATCTCGGGAGAAAATGTCGCTTCTTTTAAAGTGAGACCAGAAAATCTAGAAGGAATCCCTAATGACGCCCCCTATTCCATGACCAATTCGCTTCATATCAGTCCGGATAAATCCACGATGGTTTCCCTGCCAAATATTTTTGGAGAAGCCATTGAAGGACTGGCAGTGATCAACATTGCCGACATGAGCGCCAAGATCCTGGACCTACCTGCATTGGAACTGACTAGTAAATACCAACTTGTGTTTAGAGAAGGAAATGGAGCTACTGCCATTGGGGACTTTGACAGAATTAAATTCCTGAATAATCAATTTATCATCCACAGTGGAGCCACTTCAGATATATACAGGTATGATTGGAAAACGGACTCTCTCCAACTCCTCAATTTTCCCCATCAGCTAGTTCCTAGCTCCAAAACCGAAGAGATTTCCGCTAACATTGATTCTCGAGAGGCCTTGTTTGAACAAAGAAAAACCCTCAGAAAGCAAATCACTTTCAGTGAGTTCTTTTGGGACAAAGAAAAAGAAATGTATTTCAGGTTTGCGGTTATGAACGCGCAATACAATGATGAAGGCAGGGAAATAGGATCGGATGTATATCTATTTTCTTATGATAAAGATTGGAAGCTAACAGGAGAAAAGCTTGTCGAAGAATTAGACCATCAACCCTATGCAGCATTTATGAAGGATGGCAAATTCTATACTAGATGGGTGGTCGGCGAAAACCCAGCTTTTGTTGTTTACAGCTTTGATTTTTAA
- a CDS encoding DUF4221 domain-containing protein, which produces MKKLLPIISIALFAACTEKPKSVEVSIIEEPKNILEDLTYSIDTVVVDPGNELFNLKDLSDFGKRNYFSVSQNSDYLYFFDRHSLLLNEINLNSIELVKIYPFEEEGPDGIGRFVYTFKSLPNGNFYGRDLFGAAWFFSKTGKKIKKFEFNEEVLLNDFPLGLNLANQLQVDLDRKKLYSLPIYINVNEVFFAVMDSLGQKGKILQLPQFRKIDNYKIGYNSGREGGEARSEQVFLQQLNDLILISSTVGNSIYIYDPELDSLWYQDFAHELVPLEKNVKVKNEVFSRMEFHAEASKLHTQINYYDFYWDEMTQRYYRFANKGLPLANVDAPKHYEYFMFAYDKDLTLKGETKLEVLRELPLGGFFKDGKLYSYVNLEDELGFAVFTFDF; this is translated from the coding sequence ATGAAAAAACTACTTCCTATAATATCCATTGCATTATTTGCCGCTTGTACGGAAAAGCCTAAATCCGTGGAAGTTTCTATTATAGAGGAGCCTAAGAATATCCTTGAGGATCTGACATACTCCATCGATACAGTGGTGGTTGATCCTGGTAATGAACTTTTTAACTTAAAGGATTTATCAGATTTTGGCAAAAGGAATTATTTCTCTGTGTCCCAAAACTCCGACTATCTATATTTCTTTGATCGACACAGTCTTCTTCTCAACGAAATTAATCTCAATTCGATAGAATTGGTAAAGATTTACCCATTCGAAGAAGAGGGACCAGATGGAATAGGAAGGTTCGTTTACACATTCAAAAGTCTACCAAATGGAAATTTTTATGGAAGGGATTTATTTGGAGCTGCTTGGTTTTTTTCCAAGACAGGAAAAAAGATCAAGAAGTTTGAGTTTAATGAGGAAGTACTTTTAAATGACTTCCCCCTTGGTCTTAACCTAGCTAATCAGCTTCAAGTGGATTTGGATCGAAAAAAGCTTTATTCATTGCCAATTTACATAAATGTCAATGAGGTGTTTTTTGCAGTAATGGACTCTTTAGGGCAGAAAGGAAAAATTCTGCAGCTCCCCCAGTTTCGAAAAATAGACAACTATAAAATTGGATATAATAGCGGTAGAGAAGGTGGAGAAGCGAGAAGTGAACAAGTATTTCTACAACAACTTAATGATCTGATATTAATATCTTCTACAGTCGGAAATTCCATCTATATCTACGATCCAGAGCTGGACAGCCTCTGGTATCAGGATTTTGCCCATGAATTGGTGCCTTTGGAGAAAAACGTAAAAGTCAAAAATGAAGTGTTCAGCCGCATGGAATTCCATGCCGAAGCATCTAAGCTTCATACCCAAATCAACTATTATGATTTTTACTGGGATGAGATGACCCAGAGGTATTATCGATTTGCTAACAAAGGCCTTCCACTTGCAAATGTAGATGCTCCTAAGCACTACGAATACTTCATGTTTGCATACGACAAGGACTTAACTCTCAAAGGGGAAACTAAGCTGGAAGTTCTCAGGGAATTACCTCTCGGAGGCTTCTTCAAAGACGGCAAACTCTATTCCTACGTCAACCTAGAAGACGAGCTCGGCTTCGCTGTATTCACTTTTGATTTTTAA
- a CDS encoding DUF4221 domain-containing protein: MKKLLTLLFLSALFSCGAGSSDSEELTDFPFSFTRDTVQVDPGDHLVFISNYMSSAAVSPDQKTLYNLNTKAPELEIIDLETLAYQESIPLEKEGPEGIGTFVSDFAVSEGGDFIFQGYRSFVKANAALDQYEIFKFDAQHLKGDSLAEKEGVDFGSIPSLDGNFLFATYSVQEFGGAAKGLAIVDLRTKELQKIPIPELESLTDFNINQFDEKGNPRMSTIERIWLLQVGDKVYLTNTSRNEAFIYDLQADSLQKKTFHSLLTSDSKKGLYTKTTNSDKEMSDAWAEKNREVNFNNLVYDDKNKKFWRVSTEMDRMIADSVVNKKVLTIFDQDLNQLHEQQIDFNLSQSLAFFKNGTLYTFINLEDELGFVRIKPTYE, encoded by the coding sequence ATGAAAAAACTACTCACACTACTATTCCTTTCTGCCCTCTTTTCTTGCGGAGCAGGCTCTTCGGATTCGGAAGAACTAACTGATTTTCCTTTTTCTTTTACCAGGGATACCGTCCAGGTGGATCCTGGAGACCACTTGGTGTTCATCAGCAATTACATGAGCTCCGCGGCGGTTTCTCCGGATCAGAAAACTTTGTATAACCTGAACACCAAAGCTCCCGAACTAGAGATTATAGATCTGGAGACATTGGCGTATCAGGAATCTATCCCTTTGGAAAAAGAAGGCCCGGAGGGTATTGGCACCTTTGTTTCAGACTTTGCCGTGTCAGAGGGTGGAGACTTTATCTTTCAGGGCTATAGATCCTTTGTGAAAGCTAATGCTGCGCTAGATCAGTACGAAATATTTAAGTTTGATGCTCAGCACCTGAAAGGAGACAGCCTGGCCGAAAAGGAGGGCGTGGATTTCGGGTCCATCCCCTCTCTAGATGGAAACTTCCTTTTTGCGACCTATTCGGTACAGGAGTTTGGAGGAGCGGCAAAGGGGCTGGCCATAGTGGATTTGCGCACCAAGGAGCTACAAAAAATCCCCATCCCAGAACTGGAATCCCTGACAGATTTTAATATCAATCAGTTTGACGAGAAGGGAAATCCCCGCATGAGCACCATAGAGCGAATTTGGCTTTTACAGGTAGGAGACAAAGTCTATTTGACGAATACATCACGAAATGAGGCTTTTATCTATGATTTGCAAGCAGATTCCTTACAGAAAAAGACTTTTCATTCCTTACTGACTTCGGATTCGAAAAAGGGACTTTATACCAAAACTACCAATAGCGACAAGGAAATGAGTGATGCCTGGGCTGAAAAGAACAGGGAGGTGAATTTCAACAATCTGGTGTATGATGATAAGAACAAAAAATTCTGGAGAGTAAGCACTGAAATGGACCGCATGATCGCCGACTCCGTAGTGAACAAAAAAGTGTTGACCATTTTTGACCAGGACCTCAATCAGCTGCATGAGCAGCAAATAGATTTTAACCTATCCCAAAGCCTAGCCTTCTTCAAAAACGGCACACTCTATACATTCATCAATCTAGAAGATGAGTTGGGCTTCGTCAGAATCAAACCAACTTATGAATAA
- the tnpA gene encoding IS200/IS605 family transposase: MTSYRQMYYHVIFHTKRNKPSLNSDCKDVYNYLWGIVKNKKSKLYQINGIENHIHLLVDIHPTNAVADFMQDLKAYSSAWIKKSKAHPNFTGWADGYGCFTCSIHEKDRLINYIKGQKEHHKTETFEDEYRRILIENGIEIDERYFLK, encoded by the coding sequence ATGACTTCTTACCGACAAATGTATTATCACGTCATATTTCATACTAAGAGGAACAAGCCTTCCTTAAATTCAGACTGCAAGGACGTTTACAACTATTTATGGGGAATAGTTAAAAACAAAAAATCAAAACTTTATCAAATCAATGGGATTGAAAACCATATTCATTTGCTGGTGGATATCCACCCCACAAATGCTGTTGCAGATTTCATGCAGGATTTAAAAGCCTATTCAAGTGCTTGGATTAAAAAATCAAAAGCACATCCAAATTTTACAGGTTGGGCAGACGGATATGGATGCTTTACCTGTTCCATTCATGAAAAGGATAGATTAATAAATTACATCAAGGGACAAAAGGAACATCACAAAACAGAAACCTTTGAGGATGAGTATCGAAGGATTTTAATTGAAAATGGAATTGAGATTGATGAAAGGTATTTTTTGAAATAG
- a CDS encoding DUF4286 family protein has protein sequence MILYNVTFTVANEVEEDFVQWMKSTHIPDIFATGMFLEHKFFRLLNSPDDSVTNYSLQFYAASTKKLIEYESRFAHELRYETQARYGEKAMPFRTLMELVE, from the coding sequence ATGATTCTATACAACGTCACATTCACCGTCGCCAATGAAGTAGAAGAAGATTTTGTGCAGTGGATGAAAAGCACCCATATACCCGATATTTTTGCTACGGGAATGTTTCTGGAGCACAAGTTTTTCCGCTTGCTGAATAGCCCTGATGACAGTGTTACGAATTATAGTCTGCAGTTTTATGCGGCAAGCACAAAGAAGCTGATCGAATACGAAAGCAGATTTGCCCATGAGTTGCGCTACGAAACGCAGGCCAGATATGGTGAAAAGGCAATGCCCTTTCGTACCCTGATGGAATTGGTGGAGTAG
- a CDS encoding DUF4221 domain-containing protein, which produces MKKLLTISFLSLLAACGGKESDSTEQKNILEDLTYSVDTVVVNPGENIIDLSHGSRFSSVSLDEQKFYHYDYRMTAINEIDLQKLELTDRYQFSKEGPNSIGFNPPTIQPLSSDRFLFVSSGINVGTYFKSGEQEKNLKFNFKEIDGLDLDEGGLITYQAHISPDEKHLFALTSPYKTSSDVRLIIINPETKTGKSISLPAMVSTLKFRVSLQSGKNFRGRGEAVNLNVLNNKLFITSSANSDAYVYDYQSDSLSLFEFPHQLVSPRKLGEIKQEVSDGNEFNAETAKFIYQTSFDKFLWDKKRQQHFRLGYKLIPQETPELEKKSEVFLFAYDKDLNLLGEKQLDQIDNRLESPFFKDGKLYSFVNVEDELGFAVFTFDF; this is translated from the coding sequence ATGAAAAAACTACTTACGATTTCATTTCTCTCCTTACTTGCCGCCTGTGGCGGTAAAGAATCCGATTCCACAGAACAAAAAAACATACTCGAAGACCTGACATACTCTGTGGATACTGTGGTAGTAAATCCGGGAGAGAACATTATTGACCTATCGCATGGGTCAAGGTTTTCTTCAGTTTCGTTAGACGAGCAGAAATTCTACCATTATGACTACCGTATGACAGCCATTAACGAGATTGATTTACAAAAATTAGAATTGACAGATAGGTATCAATTCTCCAAAGAAGGTCCAAACTCTATCGGTTTCAATCCTCCCACTATTCAACCTTTGAGTAGTGATAGATTCTTATTTGTTTCTTCTGGTATAAATGTCGGAACCTACTTCAAGAGTGGAGAACAGGAGAAAAACCTAAAATTCAATTTTAAAGAAATAGATGGCCTTGACCTAGATGAAGGAGGCCTTATTACCTACCAAGCCCATATCTCACCTGATGAAAAACACCTCTTTGCATTGACAAGTCCTTACAAAACAAGTTCGGATGTAAGGCTAATTATAATAAACCCTGAAACAAAAACCGGGAAATCAATTTCACTGCCCGCTATGGTTTCAACATTAAAGTTTAGAGTAAGCCTCCAATCGGGAAAAAATTTTAGGGGAAGAGGGGAGGCCGTCAATTTAAATGTGTTGAATAATAAACTTTTTATAACAAGCAGTGCCAATTCAGATGCCTATGTGTATGATTATCAATCTGACTCGTTGAGCTTATTTGAGTTTCCACATCAGTTAGTATCTCCAAGGAAATTAGGGGAAATAAAACAAGAGGTATCTGATGGAAATGAATTCAACGCTGAAACGGCCAAATTCATCTATCAAACAAGCTTTGACAAATTCTTATGGGATAAGAAGCGACAACAACATTTTCGATTGGGATATAAATTAATCCCACAGGAAACGCCCGAATTGGAAAAAAAATCTGAGGTATTCCTCTTCGCCTATGACAAAGACTTAAATCTTCTCGGAGAGAAACAACTAGATCAAATTGATAATAGACTTGAATCCCCCTTCTTCAAAGATGGCAAGCTTTACTCCTTTGTCAACGTCGAGGACGAGCTGGGCTTTGCTGTATTTACTTTTGATTTTTAA